A DNA window from Nitrospirota bacterium contains the following coding sequences:
- the tsaA gene encoding tRNA (N6-threonylcarbamoyladenosine(37)-N6)-methyltransferase TrmO: protein MIEIRYKAIGLIHSPFKEPRGTPIQPTGARGVDGKVEVFPQYAEGLKDLEGFSHIILIYHFHLSKGPALTVKPYLDTEVHGVFATRSPSRPNPIGISVVRLLGIEGNTVHIRDIDAVDGTPLLDIKPYVPQVDTREAAKIGWLQKNVHKLPAARDDGRFEQ from the coding sequence ATGATTGAGATACGATACAAGGCGATTGGATTGATCCATTCCCCGTTCAAGGAACCCCGGGGGACGCCCATTCAGCCAACGGGCGCCCGGGGCGTCGATGGAAAAGTCGAAGTGTTTCCGCAATATGCCGAGGGCTTGAAAGACCTGGAAGGGTTTTCCCACATCATTTTGATTTACCACTTCCATTTATCCAAGGGGCCGGCCCTGACGGTAAAGCCCTATCTGGATACCGAAGTCCACGGGGTCTTCGCGACACGCAGCCCCAGCAGGCCGAACCCGATAGGCATTTCGGTCGTGCGCCTTCTCGGCATCGAAGGCAACACGGTGCATATCCGGGACATCGATGCCGTGGACGGGACCCCCCTTCTGGACATAAAGCCTTATGTCCCGCAAGTCGACACGAGGGAAGCGGCGAAAATAGGATGGCTCCAGAAGAACGTCCACAAGCTTCCCGCCGCCCGGGACGACGGCAGGTTCGAACAATGA
- a CDS encoding HNH endonuclease signature motif containing protein: MDYFVVEAGPEDIRREKEKARKLRSTRWWKEKLARGTCHYCGGKVAPGELTMEHVVPLVRGGLSRKNNLVTACKDCNSKKKYMLPMEWDQYMKKLRGE, from the coding sequence ATGGATTATTTTGTCGTCGAAGCCGGTCCGGAGGACATCCGCAGGGAGAAGGAGAAGGCGCGGAAGCTCAGGAGCACGCGGTGGTGGAAGGAGAAGCTCGCCCGCGGCACCTGCCATTACTGCGGAGGGAAAGTAGCCCCCGGGGAGCTGACCATGGAGCACGTGGTGCCCCTGGTGCGGGGCGGCCTCTCCCGGAAGAACAACCTCGTGACGGCCTGCAAGGACTGTAACAGCAAGAAGAAGTACATGCTCCCCATGGAGTGGGACCAATACATGAAGAAGCTCCGGGGGGAGTAA